The following proteins come from a genomic window of Triticum aestivum cultivar Chinese Spring chromosome 6A, IWGSC CS RefSeq v2.1, whole genome shotgun sequence:
- the LOC123132312 gene encoding receptor-like protein 2, with amino-acid sequence MQPLHFPYMEYSRKLTFFALVLLISLASPISSCTEKEKGSLLQFLSGLSSDGGLTASWKQNGADCCEWEGVTCGEDGAVTGVSLALKGLEGRITPSLGNLVGLLRLNLSHNSLSGGLPLELVSSGSIIVLDVSFNRLGGDMQELPSSTPSRPLQVLNISSNLFTGRFPSSTTWEVMDNLVVLNASNNSFTGQIPDNFCSSSSLLAVVELCYNQFTGVIPPGLGNCSMLRVLKAGHNNLRGTLPNELFDASLLEYLSLPSNVLDGVLDGAQIIKLSNLVTLDLGRNNFSGKIPDSIGELESLEELHLDYNNMSGELPSALSNCTNLITINFKSNNLSGELSKVNFSTLPRLKTLDILYNNFNGRVPESLYTCSNLTALRLSGNNLHGQLSPRIGDLKHLTFLSLAMNSFTNITNALHILQRCTNLTTLLMGSSFRGELMPEDGFIDGFENLQVLSLNDCSLLGKIPLWISKLAKLEMLILSGNQLTGSTPAWIEGLKHLFYLDISNNSLTGEIPRSLMDMQMLQSEKTKARLDPRIFELPVYRGPSLQYRIPIAFAKVLDLSNNKLTGEIPSEIGQLKSLVSLNLSFNALTGQIPISVCNLTNLQVLDFSSNNLIGAIPDALNRLNFLSAFNISYNDLEGPIPSGGQFNTFQNSSFDGNPKLCGSMLTHKCGPASTRPPTAMATKQTDYKAAFAIAFSAFFGVGVLYDQLVLSRFFG; translated from the coding sequence ATGCAGCCACTCCATTTTCCATACATGGAGTACAGCAGAAAATTAACTTTCTTTGCCCTTGTGCTGCTGATCTCCTTGGCCTCTCCCATCAGTTCTTGCACAGAGAAAGAGAAGGGGTCCCTCCTGCAGTTCCTCAGTGGTCTGTCGTCGGACGGTGGCCTCACCGCGTCCTGGAAGCAGAACGGCGCAGACTGCTGCGAATGGGAAGGGGTCACCTGTGGCGAGGATGGGGCAGTCACAGGTGTCTCATTGGCTTTGAAGGGCCTTGAGGGGCGCATAACACCGTCCCTCGGTAACCTTGTTGGCCTTCTGCGCCTCAACCTGTCCCACAATTCGCTGTCGGGTGGCCTGCCACTGGAACTGGTGTCGTCCGGTAGCATCATCGTCCTTGATGTCAGCTTCAACCGCCTCGGAGGAGACATGCAAGAGCTGCCATCTTCAACCCCATCACGACCTCTTCAGGTACTGAACATCTCAAGCAACTTGTTCACAGGACGGTTTCCATCATCCACCACCTGGGAGGTGATGGACAATCTGGTTGTGCTCAACGCCAGCAATAACAGCTTCACTGGGCAAATACCGGATAATTTCTGCAGCAGCTCGTCATTGTTAGCTGTAGTTGAGCTCTGTTACAACCAATTTACAGGCGTCATCCCTCCTGGACTTGGTAACTGCTCCATGCTCAGAGTGCTCAAGGCTGGACACAACAACCTCCGCGGGACTCTCCCAAATGAACTCTTTGATGCTTCCTTACTGGAATACCTCTCACTTCCTAGCAATGTTCTGGATGGAGTGCTCGACGGTGCTCAGATAATCAAGCTCAGCAATCTGGTTACGCTAGACCTTGGAAGGAATAATTTCAGCGGCAAGATTCCGGATTCCATAGGTGAGCTCGAGAGCCTAGAAGAGTTGCATTTGGACTACAACAACATGTCAGGGGAGCTGCCGTCAGCCCTGAGTAACTGCACAAATCTGATAACAATTAACTTCAAGAGCAACAACCTCAGTGGAGAACTTAgcaaggtcaacttctccaccctgccTAGGCTGAAAACTCTAGATATTCTGTACAACAACTTTAATGGCAGAGTTCCAGAAAGTTTGTATACCTGCAGCAATCTGACTGCATTGCGGCTATCTGGCAACAACTTACATGGGCAGCTCTCACCAAGAATAGGTGATCTGAAGCACCTCACCTTCCTTTCACTTGCTATGAACTCTTTCACAAACATCACAAATGCGCTTCACATTCTTCAGAGGTGCACCAACCTTACCACCCTACTTATGGGAAGCAGCTTCAGGGGCGAATTAATGCCAGAGGATGGCTTCATTGATGGTTTTGAGAATCTCCAGGTTCTTTCCTTAAATGATTGCTCGTTGCTAGGTAAAATACCTCTTTGGATATCCAAGCTAGCAAAACTAGAGATGTTGATACTATCAGGAAATCAACTCACCGGATCAACACCAGCCTGGATCGAAGGCCTAAAGCACCTCTTCTATCTAGACATATCAAACAACAGCCTCACTGGAGAAATTCCAAGAAGCCTGATGGATATGCAAATGTTGCAGTCAGAGAAGACTAAAGCCCGTTTAGACCCAAGGATCTTCGAACTACCAGTTTATAGGGGTCCATCACTTCAGTACCGCATACCCATTGCTTTCGCCAAAGTGCTGGATCTAAGCAACAATAAATTAACTGGTGAGATCCCTTCGGAGATCGGCCAGCTGAAATCCCTTGTTTCCCTCAATTTGAGCTTCAATGCCCTAACAGGACAGATCCCAATATCTGTATGCAATCTCACAAACCTGCAGGTACTAGACTTCTCTAGCAACAATCTCATTGGTGCAATCCCAGATGCATTGAACAGACTGAACTTCCTTTCAGCATTCAACATTTCTTACAATGACCTAGAAGGTCCTATCCCATCCGGAGGTCAGTTTAACACATTCCAAAATTCTAGCTTCGATGGGAATCCAAAGCTCTGTGGCTCTATGCTCACTCACAAATGTGGTCCAGCTTCAACACGTCCACCCACCGCTATGGCAACCAAACAAACTGACTACAAGGCCGCCTTCGCGATTGCCTTCAGCGCGTTCTTTGGTGTAGGGGTGTTGTATGATCAGCTAGTATTATCAAGGTTTTTTGGCTAG